In the genome of Actinomycetota bacterium, the window TCGTGTTGAACACCTTCCGGGGTAGCTCAGTTGGCAGAGCAGCGGACTGTTAATCCGTTTGTCGTGGGTTCAAGTCCCACCCCCGGAGCCGTGGGACCCAAGTGGGGCAAGGGTTTCGGGCGCGATGGGGGAGACCCGTATCTTCTCCCGGGACGCGCTCAGGACGCGTTTCGGTTACGGGTACCGGAACTCGACGCCGGAACTTGACAGGAAGGGCGGTGTTCCTATGAAGGCGGCTGGCTTACCGTCGGCGCGCAACTGACCTTCCATACCGCGTCCATACCGCGAGAGGGTGGGATGGGACGGGAAACAACGCGAAACGTTGAGAGGTGAAAAGCCAGTTAAGACAGGCGTTCCACGTGTTTCCCCCGGTCAGCGGGTGGGGTCTTCTCGGGCTCATAACCCGAAGGTCGTAGGTTCAAATCCTGCCATGCTACGAAGAAAGCCCTTGGCATTCCTAGATGTGCCGAGGGTATTCCTCTTCCTCGGTCTGTCACTTGTGGCCCATTTGTATTCCAAAGGACGGTGTGAACCCGTCCGCCTTTTCCGGAGGCTCTGGGCAGATAGCAATGGGAATCCTCGCACTGGCAATGTAGATTCAAGAACCATGACAACAACAAACAAGATTCTCATTGTCGGTTTCACTGCAGTGCTGTTGGTCATCGGGGCTCTCGGATACTTTCTCATCGACGGTCAGAACCAATCCAACGCTCAGACGAATGAAAATGAGCAAGAGATGCTGTCGGAGCAGAAGACCGCCAATCGTATTGCGGAGCAGCTGGCAGATGTCGCTGCGCAGCAGTGCTATCAGGACCGAATTCAGGCGTACAAGGATGAGAAGAATGCCAAGCGAATCGCAGAAGGGAAAGAGCCGCTGGAGTTTTTCAACATATCGTCCATGCTTCTCATTAGTTGGGAAAGCTCCTGCAAGGGCTGATGTTCTAGCCCACACACATGACAACAGAGAGGCCCGTCACCGAAGTGACGGGCCTCTTCCTCGCTGAGTTGGTCGCTGCTTCTTCCGCGTGATACCAACCGTGTGTGAGCGATCAGTGAATATCGCGATCGGCGATCACTGAAATTCGCGGTTGTGAGGGTTGGGATTGTTGGAGAGGTCGACGCGGTATGGGCGTCCCAGGACGCGCTCAGGACGCGTTTCATTGAAAGCTGGTGAAAGGTACTGAAAACTGGTGAACACTCGGAACCGTTGGTGTGTATGTGTTTCTGGGTATAACCCCAGGTCAGAGCATCGCGGTGGAACGGACTGCTAATCCGTTTGTCGAACATGAGTCGGTCGCTTCGCTCCCGTTGTCTTCTGCCTGTTGGCTGGACCGGCGTCTTGGTAGACGGTGATCTGACTCGCCGTGTGGTCGGTGCTGAAGGTTCAAGTCCCACCCCCGGAGCCGAGGAATCCCTTGTGCCGCAGGGGCTAACGTCTGTTCGGCCGGAGACCGAATACTCCTCTCGGGGCGCACTCGGGACGCGTTTCGTCGCACGCGTACCGGAACTTGACAACCGCGGTACAGGACGAACCCGCTACGAACTCCACCGTTTGTCGAACCGGAATCGGGCGTTTCTTTGGTCAAGCGCTTCTCCGGTGGGACTCGTCGCTCCTGACTCTGTTCATAGCTCCAGACGCTGGTAGATCGTTGCTGCGCCGACCGTGAACGCGACGGCGGCAACGATGGTCCACGCCACTGCACTTGTTGCAACCAGAGGGTCGCCGTAGACATACTTCGCCACGGGAAACCACTGCCCGATATCGGCACCTATTAGACCTGATGGTGTGAACCGATCCCATCCATCCCACAGTGCACGTGGCTGGGTTCGCAGGATCACCCAGACCAACAGGCCGATCAGGGCGACGACGCCGCGGCGTCGGATCAGCGTCCCGAGGAAGCCGGTCAGCGTGACGAAGAACCCTGCGGCAAGAGAGAGAAGAAGAAGGGTGGCGAAGAAGCGACCCAGCGGCGGCGCTTCGGGGATGACGAATCGATACGGCTGCACCTTCGGCAGCCACCAGTAGGCGACCAGGCCGGGGATGAAGATGGCGATTGCCGAAAGTGCGACCCAGAGTGCAGCGAGTTTGCCGATGACGTATCCCGACCGCGGCACGGGTTTCGACACCGTCCAGGAGGCGATTCCGCTGTGGTACTCGCCGATGACCATCGCCTCGGTGAGCACGATGGCGGCGAGGATCGGGAACACGGCCAGCATGCCGATCAGGGACTCGAATCCGAGGCCACCGAACGGCATGTGTTTGGTGACGACGGTGAAATAGAGCAATCCGTCGATCAGCAGCATCCAGAATATGAGATGGAATAGCCCCCGAAGCCCGAGCCAGCGGCTCGATTCGCCACGGAACACGCCCCACGCTCCTTTGAGGGCGACAATGGCGCTTCGAGCCTCAGTTGCCATCGTCCGCCCCAACGATCTCCAGGTAGGCGTCCTCGAGGCGCCGGTCGCTGAGGTGGAACTCGATGACGTCGCAGTGGTCGTCGGCAAGGAGGGTTGGTACGAGACGGTCGGCAGCGGCGGCCTCGTCGCTCACCCGAACCCGCCACTGCTCGATCTCGCCCAGGTGGCGTGCATTGACGGCTTCGACCCACGGCTCTGCAGTCAGCCTCGCCAGCGCCTCCTCCGTTTCGCCGCGGAGCCGCACGGTGTAGTCCGTATCGGAGCCTTGCAGGATCGAATCGAGTGGCCCTTGTGCGACGGCTCGGCCGGCATTGATCATCACGACGGTGTCGCTGACGCGCTCGACGTCGTCGAGGATGTGCGTGGAGTAGAACACGGTGGTGTCGCCGCCGATCTCGGCGATGAGGTCGAGCATGTCGCGACGCCCGACCGGGTCGAGACCCGCTGAGGGTTCGTCCATCATCACCAGGTCAGGGTCTGCGATGAGCGCCTGAGCCACCCCGAGGCGTTGCCGCTCACCGCCGGAGAGGCCTCGTACCTTGCGGCGTGCCTTGTCCGTCATGCCGACGCGATCGAGCAGGTCGTCGACTCGCCGGCGCATCGCCCGGCCGCGAGGATGTCCCGGATAGAGGCGACCGACGTACGAGACAACGCCGCGTACCGTCTGGTTCGGCGGAAACACCGGGTCCTGGGGTAGATAGCCGATTCGGCTCCGAGCCACCAGACGGTGGTTTCGTACATCGTGGCCGAAGACTGCCGCATACCCGCCGGTCGGCCGGATCAGGCCCATGAGGATCTTCATCGTGGTTGTCTTGCCTGCACCGTTGGGGCCGAGGAAGCCGCAGATCGACCCCTCAGGCACTTCCAGATCGAGGCCGCGCAGCGCCTCCA includes:
- a CDS encoding ABC transporter permease, yielding MATEARSAIVALKGAWGVFRGESSRWLGLRGLFHLIFWMLLIDGLLYFTVVTKHMPFGGLGFESLIGMLAVFPILAAIVLTEAMVIGEYHSGIASWTVSKPVPRSGYVIGKLAALWVALSAIAIFIPGLVAYWWLPKVQPYRFVIPEAPPLGRFFATLLLLSLAAGFFVTLTGFLGTLIRRRGVVALIGLLVWVILRTQPRALWDGWDRFTPSGLIGADIGQWFPVAKYVYGDPLVATSAVAWTIVAAVAFTVGAATIYQRLEL
- a CDS encoding ABC transporter ATP-binding protein: MTPPAIEIRHLSKRYSKVEALRGLDLEVPEGSICGFLGPNGAGKTTTMKILMGLIRPTGGYAAVFGHDVRNHRLVARSRIGYLPQDPVFPPNQTVRGVVSYVGRLYPGHPRGRAMRRRVDDLLDRVGMTDKARRKVRGLSGGERQRLGVAQALIADPDLVMMDEPSAGLDPVGRRDMLDLIAEIGGDTTVFYSTHILDDVERVSDTVVMINAGRAVAQGPLDSILQGSDTDYTVRLRGETEEALARLTAEPWVEAVNARHLGEIEQWRVRVSDEAAAADRLVPTLLADDHCDVIEFHLSDRRLEDAYLEIVGADDGN